The following nucleotide sequence is from Tribolium castaneum strain GA2 chromosome 5, icTriCast1.1, whole genome shotgun sequence.
TTACCTACACAAACTCGTTATTGTATAAATAGGAGCTGAACGTCTTTGGGATCGTAGTCATCGAGAACCTGTAGATCTGTTTTGTTCCGACTACGCTGTTGACCATGaaacatcatttttatttactgttgTTCTTAGCTTTAGTGTCGGTTGAATTGTGTAAGTGCATCTGTGCAAATTTGCATTCGAATCAAACCTTTGCTTTAATTGCAGCGCAACAGCATGGAGTTAAAGGAGGCAGCTTCAGCGGCAGTTTcagtaagaaaaaaattattttcgcagTCAAAATTTTACCATATTTTTGTAGGCACTTCTTCGGCAGGATCGCAATCGTCGTGTAGGTTTAGTGTCGCGAAtcgcaaaattaattattgtgtCCTTAGCTTTTAGCAGTTCAAGTTCAGGTTCATTCTCTGGTACCGGTTCTCTTAACGAAATTGGTGCCGGTTTGAAGGATTTGGTTGGGAGTTTAGCCCACGCAGGAGCTGCGGCTGGTGCCGTGGGTGGTGGAGGCGGTTTTACCGGTTACAAAACGACTTCCGGTGGCGGCGGAGGTGCTATTAGTGGAAGTGGAAGTTTTGCGGGTGGTTCAAATGGtagtaaaattgtaaaaaaaaatcggccTTGAATGAATTTTCCAGGTGGGAGTTCTTGTGGACTGACTAATAAGAATTGTGAGTCCGGGTCCGGTCTTGGGGTTGGTGGGGGCGTGGGAGTTGGCTCTAACGTCGATGTTGGAAGTGGTGGCCCTGGTGGAGTTACCTGTGCACTTGGGGATAAATCGTGTTCAAGTTCAAGTGGTACTGCAACTGGTGAATTGTTGActgttggtaatttttttatttacaattattttaaggcGAAATCAGTACTGCAACATCTAGTACTTCGGCTACGCCAGGTGGCGAAGTTTTGAAAGGACTTTCTGGTACAGACGAAGGTCCCAATCGGTCTGTTTCTCAAAGTACTAGTGATAATAACGCCATCAGTGGTTCAACTGGAGTTACTGGTACTTTTGGCGGAACCACAAATGTGCAGCCTTTACCATTAAATCCATCTAATGGTTAGTCTTgcatttgtaattatttaaaaaatactcgTATTTTTAGAAGGTGGTACTTTTGGTCAATCAAACAGTTATGGGGGAACTACCAGTACTAGTTCTTCCGGTAGTTACAACAAACCAAGTGGAGGGTACGTCCCTACTCCAACATATCCATCCCAACCTTCGGTACCTTCATATGGTCCTGGCCCTACTTTTGCAAAACCACCTGCACCTACCTACTATCCCAACAAACCTTGCGGAAGTTACGGAGGGCCAGGGTGTGGAACATCTGGTACTTTTGGAGGAATTGGAACTGGATTTCCTGCTAATCCCACGGGAACTGGAACTGGAAGTTACAAAAAACCTTGCTGTAAGGGACCATTCCCTGGACCTAATGGAAGCATCCACGAGAGTAAACCAGCTAATTCCGTACCTCCAGTACCCGGCATTGGGAGTCCTGTAGTAACAGGAGGTGCTGGATTTGGCGGAAGTATTAGTAATGTGAAACCAACATTTCCTGGACCTAGCGGAAGCATCCATGAGAGTAAACCAGCTCATTCTGTTCCTCCAATTCCCGTGCACCATGGAGGCGCTCCCAGCTATCCTACGGGATCACCCGTGACTGGTGGCTACTATCCGACAGGATCTCACGTAACTGGTGGTAGTTATGGTACAGGATCCCACCACGTAACTGGAGATTATTATGGTCACGTTCCTGTCCCAAGTCACCCATCAGGTGGATCTAAAGGACCATGTTGCAAGGGACCTTTTCCAGGACCTAACGGAAGTATCCATCATAGTATTCCAGCATCTTCCGTTTCTCCAGGCGGATCTTTGCCAGTAGCTGTCGGAAGCATTTCCGCTAATATTCCTTCAACTTCGATAACTTCTACAATAAATGCCGGATCTCAAGCTACAACTCAATCCGGAATTTCTGGTTGGAGCAAAGACTATACTGCAGGTAATGGATACACACACTATTACACTATTCCAAAACCGTCAATACATCTACACCCGCCAATCACTGGAACAGTTTACACAAAACCAGTTGCTGGATACCATCCGTTAAATCCCGATTTCATCTTCGTAggaaaaacaaatttagaaaCTTCTGGCTCACCAGCTGCTACAGAGGGCTCAGGTTTTGCAACGGGGAGCGTAACAATTCAAAAACCTGATGGAACTTTAAAAACACCTATTTTTGATTccgaaaaagacaaaatttcaCCAACGCCTAGTTCGGGTGCTGGCGTATTTGGGCAAAAACCTGCAGAAAACGACAAACCTTCATCGTTTGGTGTCTCCGGAACATCAACAAGTGTATCCTCTTCAGATGCCAGCTTCACAAGTCCACCTGCTGGTACTGAAAAACCTGAGACAAAGCCTGAAGGATCAGGCGCTTCTGGTAGTTATGGTTCTTCCATTTCTGGTACCGGAAGCAAATCTGATAGCGGCTTTGCTACTGGAAATGTTGAAATAATCAAATCTGATGGGACAATTACCGGAGGAAAAGATTCACCCAGCGGTGAAAATGGCGCAACTAGCGGATTTGCCACTGGAAATGTGCACATTTTTAAACCCGACGGTACCACTGGACCCGGCTTTTCTGGAAGTTATGGAGGCTCAATTTCTGGTTCTGGGAGCAAATCTGGTGGTGGTTTTGCAACTGGAAATGTTGAAGTCTTCAAACCCGATGGTACCGTCACTGGAGGAAACGATCTAGCTGGAGGAACCAAAGCTACATCAAGTAATTCCGGTTCTAACACTGGAGCCGATGGTTTTGCCACAGGAAACGTCCATATTTTCAAGCCTGATGGGACAGTAACCGGAGGAAAAGATGCTCCAGGTAGTTCAAGTTCGGGTTCAGGCTTTGATGGAAGTGCAAGTTCTGGAGGTGACGGTTTTGCCACCGGGAATGTCCAGATTTTTAAACCCGACGGTTCGGTTACCGGCGGAAAAGATGGTGGTGCTTACGCAGGAAGTGGTTCTTTTGGATCGTCCGGGAACTGCGGGATTTGCTCCGGAGGTGTGAAAAGTCCAGTTGGGGGGGCGGCTGGAAGTGGAAACTTTGGCGGCTTTGCAGGTTCGCAAAGTGGAGCTTTCGCAGCATCGGGTTCTTTAGGAGGAGGCGGTAATGCAGGAACAGGTTTTTCCGGATTGCTTGGAAATTTGTTTGGGAAACATGGTTTGGGTGGGAATTTGGGAGTGTCAGGAGCTGGCTCTTTTGCCAAATCACATTCATTTGCCGGAAGTTCAAGTAAATTACCAAATGTAACTattgtttcaatttaattaaaatttgattttcagGCTTTGCAGGCGCTAGCTCTGGTTCATATACAGCGGgacattattaataactcttatttaattatattttttatctgtgaatattatttttataagtaACTTTTTATtgtatgtgatttttttaataaatatgaaaaaaaataatttctgttttttatttggcCTTGAATGTTGTATGcgacaaaaacacaaatttagtagtttattaataaatacaaaaattaagtagtCAATGAACCCTTTAGTAAAATTTACTCTCttctttttcttaattttttaataaagtaaatattGAAATTGCAACTacgaattcaataaaaatactgAATAAATGATATCAACAACTAACTGATGAATGAGAAAGTAGGTacatctaaaattatttgacaaataggattacaattattttaaattaaattaatttttttatagtacaTTGtcacataataaaaattttttactcacTCTGagcagaaattaaataaataagtatatTATATTAGGTAAGTAGTACGAGAATGACTTGTCACTTCTTTAAAAACACTTGACTTGCTCTCGTACAAGCTCTTCTAAATCGaagtgttttaaaactattatgGGACCTTCACACCatttagtaattttatttacagttGCCCTTGCTATCTACACATTTCAATCTTGTAAGCTACTGCAAAGTCCAAAAGAATTAACAAGCACCGCAATAATGCTTTtggtcaataaaaataatgctaTTTGAAAAGTTTTAGGCCTTTTTCGGTTGTTACTTTTGGGAGAACAGCTAAATTTGTAAGATTCAACCTTAATTCTTATGACGCCACATGGTCTAGAAGTAACATTTTATATCCTACTACTATTTTTACATggttcttaaaaattaagaagtgtTTTATCATTGCAGCAAAAACTATGACTACTTcctcaaaaattgtaattaccttatttttttaattgaaacaaatGGCATTCTCAGCAACGAAGAATGTTTTGCcgatttatttacatttatttacgcTACAaggcaaaattgttaaaaaattgagaGGGATAATTGCTGTTTAAGGtctttttatgtaaaaatgaaaGGAACATCAAAGGATGCgaatactaatttgcattatttACTACACCtaccttaatttaatcaaTGGTTCATTGCTATACCCAgtccattaaaaaattaaaaattgttacatgtATTGTCAATACTATTGACCTTCTTGCAAAACCGCCTTTAAAGATAGTCATGACTTTAAGTTCCTAATTAACGTCTTCCTTAAAGttactataaaaattacaaaaactattaTACCTTTTGAGCATCTATTTCACTTTTATGATGGCTCATAGTGTCATACTCAAGAGTCCGGAAGTAACTTTCATGTTATATttgatgtaataattttttttctaagtggGCAACAAATACAAACAAAATTGCAATAGAATATTGTTATTGTGTTTGTGCAAATAGAGGGGCCAAAGtgttaaaatcaattaaaagtCGAAAGAGGGGACTAACTCTTTTACTATATAAATTCAGCTGTAGGGAGCCCTAGTCAGTCACCTCCTGATAACAAATCatgaaggtaaaaaataaaacaatcataataattaacacaaaaatttaataaaaattgttttcttcaGGTGTTCGTTTGCGCTCTGGTAGTGTGCGTGGCTGCTAACGTTGCCCAAGGtataatttttcgaatttttatgtttactaCATTGTATTTtgagatattaattaattagcacCTCTTCTTGTCACTAGTGAAAGTTTGCAAGTTATTGCAAATGAAACTAACAAGCcggaataatttaatatatttttgtttatccaGGTGGTCACCTCGGAGGCGGCGGCGGTGGCGGCGGCTGGCAATCTGGCGGAGGGGGAGGCGGCTGGCAGTCTGGTGGAGGCGGCGGTAATGGAGGCTGGAAACCTCTTGGAGGCGGAGGAGGGGGCGGCGGTGGCTGGCAGTCCGGCGGAGGTGGAGGCGGATGGCAATCTAGCGGAGGCGGCGGTGGATGGCAATCCGGAGGCGGCGGCCATggcggtggcggcggcggAGGCGGAGCTCCAAttgtgaaaattattaaaattattgtgcCCAATGGCGGAGGCGGTGGAGGTCATGGAGGTAGCGGCGGTGGATACGGAGGTGGTGGCGGTTTCGGAGGCGGTGGCGGCGGATGGAAATCcggtaagtttttttaaaatatattttttctggtAAAACTGTTTAATTCGGATTTGCAGGAGgaggtggtggtggtggatGGTAATCTACCCCGAACAACTCCAATCAAGTGTATCAAGTCCGCACAACGTTTTGCATTTGGTTTTTGtacttttgtaaatttgtaaatattttttttacttacattgctgtaaataaatttgatttgcttatataagagttttttttttcgttacctatttatttt
It contains:
- the LOC660177 gene encoding uncharacterized transmembrane protein DDB_G0289901 isoform X2, yielding MKHHFYLLLFLALVSVELSQQHGVKGGSFSGSFSTSSAGSQSSSFSSSSSGSFSGTGSLNEIGAGLKDLVGSLAHAGAAAGAVGGGGGFTGYKTTSGGGGGAISGSGSFAGGSNGGSSCGLTNKNCESGSGLGVGGGVGVGSNVDVGSGGPGGVTCALGDKSCSSSSGTATGEISTATSSTSATPGGEVLKGLSGTDEGPNRSVSQSTSDNNAISGSTGVTGTFGGTTNVQPLPLNPSNEGGTFGQSNSYGGTTSTSSSGSYNKPSGGYVPTPTYPSQPSVPSYGPGPTFAKPPAPTYYPNKPCGSYGGPGCGTSGTFGGIGTGFPANPTGTGTGSYKKPCCKGPFPGPNGSIHESKPANSVPPVPGIGSPVVTGGAGFGGSISNVKPTFPGPSGSIHESKPAHSVPPIPVHHGGAPSYPTGSPVTGGYYPTGSHVTGGSYGTGSHHVTGDYYGHVPVPSHPSGGSKGPCCKGPFPGPNGSIHHSIPASSVSPGGSLPVAVGSISANIPSTSITSTINAGSQATTQSGISGWSKDYTAGKTNLETSGSPAATEGSGFATGSVTIQKPDGTLKTPIFDSEKDKISPTPSSGAGVFGQKPAENDKPSSFGVSGTSTSVSSSDASFTSPPAGTEKPETKPEGSGASGSYGSSISGTGSKSDSGFATGNVEIIKSDGTITGGKDSPSGENGATSGFATGNVHIFKPDGTTGPGFSGSYGGSISGSGSKSGGGFATGNVEVFKPDGTVTGGNDLAGGTKATSSNSGSNTGADGFATGNVHIFKPDGTVTGGKDAPGSSSSGSGFDGSASSGGDGFATGNVQIFKPDGSVTGGKDGGAYAGSGSFGSSGNCGICSGGVKSPVGGAAGSGNFGGFAGSQSGAFAASGSLGGGGNAGTGFSGLLGNLFGKHGLGGNLGVSGAGSFAKSHSFAGSSSFAGASSGSYTAGHY
- the LOC660177 gene encoding uncharacterized transmembrane protein DDB_G0289901 isoform X1, whose translation is MKHHFYLLLFLALVSVELSQQHGVKGGSFSGSFSTSSAGSQSSSFSSSSSGSFSGTGSLNEIGAGLKDLVGSLAHAGAAAGAVGGGGGFTGYKTTSGGGGGAISGSGSFAGGSNGGSSCGLTNKNCESGSGLGVGGGVGVGSNVDVGSGGPGGVTCALGDKSCSSSSGTATGEISTATSSTSATPGGEVLKGLSGTDEGPNRSVSQSTSDNNAISGSTGVTGTFGGTTNVQPLPLNPSNEGGTFGQSNSYGGTTSTSSSGSYNKPSGGYVPTPTYPSQPSVPSYGPGPTFAKPPAPTYYPNKPCGSYGGPGCGTSGTFGGIGTGFPANPTGTGTGSYKKPCCKGPFPGPNGSIHESKPANSVPPVPGIGSPVVTGGAGFGGSISNVKPTFPGPSGSIHESKPAHSVPPIPVHHGGAPSYPTGSPVTGGYYPTGSHVTGGSYGTGSHHVTGDYYGHVPVPSHPSGGSKGPCCKGPFPGPNGSIHHSIPASSVSPGGSLPVAVGSISANIPSTSITSTINAGSQATTQSGISGWSKDYTAGNGYTHYYTIPKPSIHLHPPITGTVYTKPVAGYHPLNPDFIFVGKTNLETSGSPAATEGSGFATGSVTIQKPDGTLKTPIFDSEKDKISPTPSSGAGVFGQKPAENDKPSSFGVSGTSTSVSSSDASFTSPPAGTEKPETKPEGSGASGSYGSSISGTGSKSDSGFATGNVEIIKSDGTITGGKDSPSGENGATSGFATGNVHIFKPDGTTGPGFSGSYGGSISGSGSKSGGGFATGNVEVFKPDGTVTGGNDLAGGTKATSSNSGSNTGADGFATGNVHIFKPDGTVTGGKDAPGSSSSGSGFDGSASSGGDGFATGNVQIFKPDGSVTGGKDGGAYAGSGSFGSSGNCGICSGGVKSPVGGAAGSGNFGGFAGSQSGAFAASGSLGGGGNAGTGFSGLLGNLFGKHGLGGNLGVSGAGSFAKSHSFAGSSSFAGASSGSYTAGHY
- the LOC100141884 gene encoding uncharacterized protein LOC100141884 → MKVFVCALVVCVAANVAQGGHLGGGGGGGGWQSGGGGGGWQSGGGGGNGGWKPLGGGGGGGGGWQSGGGGGGWQSSGGGGGWQSGGGGHGGGGGGGGAPIVKIIKIIVPNGGGGGGHGGSGGGYGGGGGFGGGGGGWKSGGGGGGGW